One window of Phycisphaeraceae bacterium genomic DNA carries:
- a CDS encoding ABC transporter ATP-binding protein — MQAYWKFARRMLKHPWRLAAAIVCAVLAGGTLGSGILAALPMFENILKDEDAANLPSLATDINEALPTTLFSDSFIASLPTSAYSAVLWIAMGLGVLTMIGAAFNITHALLSLHLVQNTIKTIRDDAFASVIRLPLSNVIEHGAADKASRIVNDTAILETGLNSMLSRALPQVTKGLASLIAAVVIEWRLTLGALILGPVLYTVIRKFGKKIRRASRSAMEEQASLYGASMESLQGLRVVKVYTAEQHQQQQFAKINELVTHHMLRARGAKAISSPVVEMISLLVLGIIFVVVAKAILDGEIDRANVMLAMGGLFVAGAAVKPLNGLINDIQTGAAAADRLDDMMHEADEPGHDASLPPIARLSDSLVFDRVTFTYPGRDDPALREFSLRIPAGQTIAIIGANGSGKTTALSLVPRLFDPDSGQILIDNTSIHTVNIGSLRDQIAVVTQETVLFRVSIADNIMYGKPDATREQIIDAAKKARAHEFISNLPHGYDTMVGEQGLSLSGGQRQRIAIARAILRDPAILILDEATSMIDAESEAMITQAISEFVRGRTCLIIAHRRSTIEQADRIVTMENGKVIRDEVQHATEPTITLARDSVHNED; from the coding sequence ATGCAGGCATATTGGAAGTTTGCACGGCGGATGCTGAAACACCCGTGGCGCCTCGCCGCTGCGATCGTGTGCGCCGTACTTGCGGGCGGCACGCTTGGTTCGGGCATTCTTGCGGCTCTCCCGATGTTCGAGAACATCCTGAAGGATGAGGATGCTGCAAACCTCCCCTCGCTTGCAACGGACATCAACGAGGCGCTCCCGACCACCTTGTTTTCTGATTCGTTTATCGCGTCGCTGCCCACGTCGGCCTATTCGGCAGTATTGTGGATCGCAATGGGGCTTGGCGTGCTCACGATGATCGGTGCCGCATTCAACATCACACACGCCCTGCTCAGCCTGCATCTCGTCCAAAACACCATCAAGACTATCCGTGATGATGCCTTTGCAAGTGTTATCCGGCTTCCGCTCTCGAACGTCATTGAGCACGGCGCCGCAGACAAGGCCAGTCGCATCGTGAACGACACCGCGATTCTTGAGACCGGGCTCAACTCCATGCTCTCGCGAGCACTCCCGCAGGTGACCAAGGGGCTTGCTTCCCTGATTGCAGCAGTTGTTATCGAGTGGCGACTAACACTCGGCGCCCTCATCCTCGGCCCGGTGCTCTACACAGTCATCCGGAAGTTCGGCAAGAAGATCAGGAGAGCGTCACGCAGCGCGATGGAAGAACAGGCGAGTCTGTACGGCGCATCCATGGAATCGCTGCAGGGGTTGCGCGTCGTCAAGGTGTACACAGCAGAGCAGCACCAGCAACAGCAGTTTGCAAAGATCAACGAACTCGTCACACATCACATGCTTCGCGCCCGAGGTGCGAAGGCGATCTCCAGCCCGGTTGTTGAGATGATCTCGCTGCTCGTGCTCGGCATTATCTTTGTCGTGGTTGCCAAAGCCATTCTGGATGGCGAGATCGATCGTGCCAATGTTATGCTCGCGATGGGCGGGCTCTTTGTTGCTGGTGCTGCGGTAAAACCGCTCAACGGCCTGATCAATGACATCCAGACAGGTGCTGCTGCCGCCGATCGTCTCGACGATATGATGCACGAGGCCGACGAACCCGGGCACGATGCATCACTGCCCCCGATTGCACGCCTTTCTGACTCACTCGTCTTTGATCGTGTCACGTTTACTTATCCGGGGCGAGATGATCCCGCGTTGCGCGAGTTTTCACTGCGCATACCCGCAGGACAGACGATCGCGATCATCGGCGCAAACGGATCGGGCAAGACCACTGCACTCTCACTGGTGCCGAGATTGTTCGATCCCGATTCGGGTCAGATTCTCATTGATAACACATCGATTCACACTGTCAACATTGGTAGTCTGCGTGATCAGATCGCTGTGGTCACACAGGAGACTGTGCTGTTCCGCGTTTCGATTGCCGACAACATTATGTACGGGAAGCCCGACGCAACACGCGAGCAGATCATCGACGCAGCGAAGAAGGCGAGAGCTCACGAGTTTATCTCGAATCTTCCGCATGGGTATGACACGATGGTCGGAGAGCAGGGACTGTCCCTCTCGGGTGGGCAGCGGCAGCGCATCGCGATTGCCCGCGCGATCCTGCGTGATCCTGCAATTCTTATCCTTGATGAAGCAACCAGCATGATCGATGCCGAATCTGAAGCGATGATCACACAGGCGATCAGCGAGTTTGTCAGGGGACGGACATGCCTCATCATCGCACATCGCCGAAGCACCATTGAGCAGGCCGATCGCATTGTGACAATGGAGAACGGAAAAGTGATCCGAGACGAAGTACAGCACGCAACCGAGCCGACCATCACGCTTGCACGCGACAGTGTCCACAATGAGGATTGA
- a CDS encoding glycosyltransferase family 2 protein, producing MPDNPPADTSPEPHQVRVGVVIPCYNHGAFVADAVNAALGQIECEGVTLDIHVVVIDDGSTDDQTPSACDACAGERVVVIHQQNMGLPAARNRGVREICDVDYFVFLDADDWIEPTFCAKLVRALLDSDDAASHAYCQERLVGLGTGIWEVPEWDADLLMITNLHPVTCVVKRACFGTVGGFNEAMTNGYEDWDFWLKIAESGWHGVRVREPLFVWRRHSHDTMVMNVIAHHESLYRTIIDNHRAFYESQMEDVAVRTNVLLRKFNMNWIDETGYPKELRYLQSVRDRYNASGVVAARDRAEMFLQRSPRVIADPIRACLRTMKRVILKSQ from the coding sequence ATGCCTGACAATCCGCCAGCGGACACTTCGCCTGAACCACACCAGGTGCGGGTTGGTGTTGTTATCCCCTGCTATAACCATGGGGCGTTTGTTGCGGATGCTGTGAACGCCGCGCTTGGGCAGATCGAGTGCGAGGGCGTAACGCTGGATATACATGTGGTCGTTATCGACGATGGTTCTACGGATGATCAAACACCGTCTGCATGCGACGCGTGTGCGGGTGAACGTGTTGTTGTGATTCATCAACAGAACATGGGCCTCCCCGCCGCTCGGAATCGTGGCGTGCGTGAGATCTGCGATGTCGACTACTTTGTTTTTCTGGATGCAGATGACTGGATTGAACCGACGTTCTGTGCAAAGTTGGTTCGCGCACTGCTCGATTCCGATGACGCAGCATCCCATGCGTACTGCCAGGAACGTTTGGTCGGTCTTGGCACAGGCATATGGGAAGTGCCGGAATGGGATGCTGATTTGCTGATGATCACGAATCTGCATCCGGTGACGTGCGTTGTCAAGCGTGCCTGCTTTGGCACGGTTGGCGGATTCAACGAGGCAATGACCAATGGGTACGAGGACTGGGATTTCTGGTTGAAAATCGCAGAATCTGGGTGGCATGGTGTACGAGTTCGCGAACCATTGTTTGTCTGGCGCAGACATTCACACGACACAATGGTCATGAACGTGATTGCACATCATGAGTCTCTTTATCGAACCATTATCGACAACCATCGCGCCTTTTACGAATCTCAGATGGAAGATGTCGCTGTTCGCACGAATGTCCTGCTGCGCAAGTTCAACATGAACTGGATCGATGAGACGGGGTATCCGAAAGAACTTCGATATCTCCAGAGTGTGCGTGACAGGTATAACGCATCCGGTGTTGTTGCTGCGCGGGATCGTGCAGAAATGTTTCTACAGCGATCTCCTCGTGTGATTGCAGATCCGATCCGGGCGTGCCTTCGTACCATGAAACGGGTAATACTGAAAAGCCAGTAA
- a CDS encoding peptidylprolyl isomerase, whose translation MRNRENHNETGFLFENLEQRMLLSSQPAFPNISDLANPLNSVVRMYTDFGVIDIEMYDVSGPSGGSAAPNTVANFVQNYVNEGNFERSFFHRIVGGFVLQGGGFIFDNDAGGLSAVPTASPVVNEFNADRSNIARTIAMAKIGGDPNSATSQFFFNLSDNSPNLNNQNGGFTVFGRVANTSSWNVVTTIASLADINFVTSNPVSTALTDVPVKSNYTSGAPLNEDFLVDLIDVELIKPSGTNTFFDYRLVYPEGYAAGDKTNTIYVANGDSTNAAFYQVIARYESQTKRDRVLASGSIVANGFAEIDISSATTTDVVVENAPFAIEIITTTEMGATFRHEDYGAVAVEDFINVTDLAGAELQTWEFGGVGLTSTTTSNPSVDLKPYLLLQNLSSSTATVTIEMTKPDLTKVTYFQTLEPFRRGGLELFNIVELTQGIASLRVTANQEIAAAMSAYDVRTSNGVLPVVSRGAWTAAGVANGADTNGSIAGVRGLIGNETYMSFQNRPNVSGVAIITHKVTGNPVAVNLTNITMTPNARGIYDLRDITTPATQFTTLNYTLAGVGRASAHYVGTASTLGDQLGAALDTRASSVRVFSGGGFTTGGTEVLSVYNPDTGEDIDISVSFVFADGTKITLPFQTITAGDRTDIDVSTLTNVLTKISSGSQFANYGIVVSGVQGTDVGPMVASLTSIDATGQSAALSTGTMFGQAFYLDSGRFGPGSVT comes from the coding sequence ATGCGTAATCGCGAGAACCACAACGAAACCGGCTTCCTCTTTGAGAATCTTGAGCAGCGCATGCTGCTGTCATCACAGCCTGCATTCCCAAACATCTCCGATCTGGCAAACCCACTGAACTCCGTTGTCCGAATGTACACTGACTTCGGTGTGATCGACATCGAAATGTATGATGTCTCAGGACCTAGCGGCGGTTCAGCAGCACCAAATACGGTTGCCAACTTCGTTCAGAACTATGTGAATGAGGGCAACTTCGAGCGTTCCTTTTTCCATCGGATTGTCGGCGGATTTGTCCTTCAGGGAGGTGGATTCATCTTTGACAATGATGCTGGCGGACTCTCGGCGGTCCCAACAGCTTCACCTGTTGTCAACGAGTTTAACGCAGACAGATCCAACATCGCACGCACGATCGCTATGGCGAAGATCGGCGGAGATCCCAACAGCGCAACAAGTCAGTTCTTTTTTAATCTGTCTGACAACAGCCCGAATCTGAACAATCAGAACGGCGGATTCACTGTGTTTGGGCGTGTTGCAAACACTTCAAGCTGGAATGTTGTTACAACCATCGCCTCACTCGCTGATATCAACTTTGTCACATCAAATCCGGTTTCGACCGCGCTGACAGATGTCCCGGTGAAATCAAACTACACTTCGGGAGCACCGCTCAACGAAGACTTCCTTGTCGATCTGATCGATGTGGAGCTTATCAAGCCATCAGGAACAAACACGTTCTTTGATTATCGTCTTGTCTACCCCGAAGGATATGCTGCAGGCGACAAGACCAACACCATCTACGTTGCGAACGGAGATTCAACGAATGCTGCTTTCTACCAGGTAATCGCCCGCTACGAGAGTCAGACAAAGCGTGATCGTGTGCTCGCATCGGGGTCAATCGTGGCAAACGGATTTGCAGAGATTGACATCTCAAGCGCAACCACAACCGATGTTGTTGTTGAAAACGCACCTTTCGCGATTGAGATTATCACGACGACAGAAATGGGTGCAACATTCCGTCACGAGGACTATGGGGCAGTCGCGGTTGAGGACTTCATTAACGTTACCGATCTGGCCGGTGCGGAGCTTCAGACATGGGAGTTTGGTGGTGTCGGCCTAACATCCACGACGACGAGTAACCCAAGTGTTGATCTCAAGCCATACCTCCTTCTGCAGAATCTCTCCAGCAGCACAGCAACTGTGACCATCGAGATGACCAAGCCCGATCTGACAAAGGTCACATACTTCCAGACGCTTGAGCCTTTCCGTCGTGGCGGCCTTGAACTGTTCAACATTGTCGAACTCACCCAGGGCATTGCCAGCCTGCGTGTCACAGCAAATCAGGAAATCGCTGCTGCAATGAGCGCTTACGATGTTCGCACTTCCAACGGTGTGCTACCGGTTGTTAGCCGGGGTGCATGGACTGCAGCTGGTGTAGCAAATGGCGCTGATACCAATGGATCAATTGCAGGTGTTCGCGGCCTGATTGGGAATGAGACGTATATGTCATTCCAGAACAGACCGAATGTGAGTGGTGTTGCAATCATAACTCACAAGGTGACAGGCAACCCAGTGGCTGTGAATCTAACAAACATTACAATGACACCGAATGCACGCGGCATATATGATTTAAGAGACATCACAACTCCAGCAACACAGTTTACTACGCTCAACTATACTTTAGCGGGTGTCGGAAGAGCCTCGGCACACTACGTCGGGACTGCCTCGACACTTGGCGATCAACTTGGTGCTGCACTCGACACGCGAGCTTCGAGTGTTCGCGTCTTCTCCGGCGGTGGATTCACAACCGGCGGCACAGAAGTGCTCTCTGTATACAACCCCGATACTGGTGAGGACATAGACATCTCTGTTTCGTTTGTCTTCGCCGATGGAACCAAAATCACACTCCCATTCCAAACGATCACAGCTGGCGACAGGACAGACATTGATGTGTCAACGCTCACCAATGTACTGACAAAGATCAGTTCGGGCAGCCAGTTTGCCAACTACGGCATCGTGGTTTCAGGAGTTCAGGGCACAGATGTCGGCCCGATGGTTGCATCGCTCACATCGATCGATGCAACTGGTCAGTCCGCAGCCCTGAGCACTGGCACAATGTTTGGACAGGCGTTCTATCTTGACTCAGGCCGATTCGGCCCAGGCTCAGTCACATAA
- a CDS encoding glycosyltransferase family 2 protein: protein MSGSRHPAPIDTDLSEDTPDQPVQPLELAVRVVIPCFNRTNDLERLLFDLRNQKFASEIPVDLRILVVDNASSDPITLDESETEFRVGVLRLEENLGGSGGFNAGLAWWLENEPTAPSALRREVFYWLLDSDARLATDALHELLHTAVIAPEAVVVGSALAYPIDQSEHDQLTPMPKGAEVQSRIFELGGRVSRVTGEYMQPDPARDVKRGVPVAVEYVAACSMLVRHWGIQQAGLMPDVFLNGDDVEWCIRLARVSGGSILATPASVAFHPAPDRMRLLDRAYASRNAFTVLESLRLGSAVRRRRAVREICRSVTQTLIGRDDLASMHLAGLGMAAFGPRSGRAPDEFTQYERPQPMHTLVDAVADALRDIDDKPDPVVVHLDLDLPMDVRDAMVAALNERGVITSDVQPKPSLGLFLRRAFLGPDSDIAIISARSRAAGWLCAHTMFGVSTVGWNRTDIGRLNRLVRCAWVLVLGLLISIKLWIFGPRGRVHRPPSPARHGQRPTISTIVLSYNRPDALMHTVRAMQDELDFAQGDELHIVDNASDQATRDVLREIESWNEPGIHIQLLPRNLAIGGFNRGVRAAHGDLLFILDDDAIPAHGVLDKARKLLAERTELAAVTLLPVHPRTGQREWPAALRLNKPTDQWPFMGCGNLVRHAAWRRVGGYEKTFFLYRNDTDLALKLLALSCGPGATPGSGVYMNPHWTVIHNSKATRRKSSRWFETATRNWFWVCRRHGKGVWMYVALVFGWLWAHKLAGLYPKQHAHVQAGVQAGMRRPPPLPPGVDNSGMPIRRLLWVRFATLITQIPRKRDPAPKPHRHRKKRKKKSPDGDMRAKSGRKKRTSSSKAKSKRQGSGTPDSKKKLRAASAHADKSSSFRKPSKTRTDMGT from the coding sequence TTGTCCGGGAGCCGACATCCAGCTCCGATAGATACGGACCTTTCCGAGGACACACCGGATCAGCCGGTCCAGCCGCTCGAGCTTGCGGTTCGTGTTGTTATCCCCTGCTTTAATCGCACAAACGATCTCGAACGGCTGCTGTTTGATCTCCGTAACCAGAAGTTCGCAAGTGAGATCCCAGTTGATCTCCGGATTCTTGTGGTTGATAACGCATCGTCAGACCCAATAACGCTCGATGAATCAGAGACGGAGTTCCGTGTCGGGGTGCTCCGACTTGAAGAGAACCTGGGGGGGAGTGGCGGATTTAATGCTGGCTTGGCATGGTGGCTGGAAAATGAACCAACCGCACCCTCTGCACTGCGACGAGAGGTGTTCTACTGGCTGCTCGATTCAGATGCACGTCTTGCAACTGATGCGCTGCATGAACTCCTGCATACAGCGGTCATTGCGCCAGAAGCCGTTGTTGTGGGCTCTGCTCTGGCCTACCCCATTGATCAATCCGAACACGATCAGCTCACACCGATGCCGAAGGGGGCTGAGGTACAGAGCAGGATCTTTGAGCTTGGTGGCCGTGTCTCACGCGTGACAGGTGAGTACATGCAGCCTGATCCTGCACGCGACGTCAAGCGGGGTGTGCCCGTAGCGGTTGAGTATGTTGCTGCGTGCAGCATGCTTGTGCGACATTGGGGCATACAACAAGCGGGCCTTATGCCCGATGTGTTTCTGAACGGCGATGACGTGGAATGGTGCATCCGACTCGCGCGTGTTTCTGGCGGCTCCATTCTGGCGACACCCGCATCGGTTGCATTCCACCCTGCACCAGATCGGATGCGATTGCTCGATCGTGCATACGCCAGTCGCAATGCGTTTACCGTGCTTGAAAGCCTGCGCCTTGGATCGGCTGTTCGTCGCAGACGAGCGGTTCGTGAGATTTGTCGATCAGTCACGCAAACGCTGATAGGCAGGGATGATCTCGCGTCCATGCATCTTGCTGGGCTCGGCATGGCAGCGTTTGGGCCAAGGTCTGGTAGAGCGCCGGATGAGTTCACGCAGTACGAACGTCCACAACCGATGCACACGCTCGTAGATGCAGTTGCTGATGCGCTGCGCGACATCGACGACAAGCCCGATCCCGTTGTTGTACATCTTGATCTTGATCTGCCCATGGATGTGAGAGACGCGATGGTGGCCGCGCTGAATGAACGCGGCGTGATTACCAGCGATGTGCAGCCGAAGCCGTCCCTTGGACTATTTCTCCGTCGGGCATTTCTTGGCCCTGACTCTGATATTGCGATCATATCGGCGCGATCTCGTGCAGCAGGTTGGTTGTGTGCGCACACGATGTTCGGTGTGTCGACGGTTGGCTGGAACAGAACTGATATTGGCAGATTGAACAGATTGGTGCGATGTGCCTGGGTTCTGGTGCTCGGTTTGTTGATCAGCATCAAACTCTGGATCTTTGGCCCGCGTGGTCGGGTACATCGACCGCCATCACCAGCAAGGCATGGGCAGCGTCCAACAATCTCAACTATTGTGCTCAGCTACAACAGACCGGATGCGCTGATGCACACGGTGCGCGCGATGCAGGATGAACTCGACTTCGCACAGGGTGATGAGTTGCACATTGTTGATAACGCATCAGATCAGGCAACGCGCGATGTGCTGCGTGAAATCGAGTCATGGAACGAGCCAGGAATACACATCCAGCTTTTGCCGCGTAATCTTGCGATTGGTGGGTTCAATCGTGGTGTGCGTGCAGCCCATGGGGACCTGCTGTTTATCCTTGATGACGACGCAATCCCAGCGCATGGGGTGCTGGATAAGGCAAGAAAACTGCTTGCAGAACGAACCGAGCTTGCAGCGGTCACGCTGTTACCAGTGCATCCCCGGACAGGACAACGTGAGTGGCCAGCCGCTCTGCGTTTAAACAAGCCGACAGACCAATGGCCGTTCATGGGGTGCGGCAATCTGGTTCGCCATGCAGCATGGCGCCGTGTTGGTGGATACGAAAAGACGTTCTTCCTGTATCGCAACGACACCGATCTTGCTCTGAAACTGCTCGCGCTCTCGTGCGGACCCGGTGCAACGCCAGGCTCCGGTGTGTACATGAACCCGCACTGGACAGTGATCCACAACTCCAAGGCAACCAGGCGAAAGAGTTCGAGATGGTTCGAGACAGCCACCCGAAACTGGTTCTGGGTCTGCCGTCGGCACGGCAAGGGTGTGTGGATGTATGTTGCCCTTGTCTTTGGGTGGCTTTGGGCGCACAAACTTGCAGGACTCTACCCCAAGCAGCATGCCCACGTGCAGGCTGGTGTGCAGGCTGGCATGCGAAGACCACCGCCGTTACCGCCGGGTGTTGACAACTCGGGCATGCCGATTAGGCGTCTGCTGTGGGTGCGATTTGCAACCCTCATCACCCAGATTCCACGCAAGCGAGATCCGGCACCAAAGCCGCATCGCCATCGCAAAAAGCGAAAGAAAAAATCACCAGATGGTGATATGCGTGCAAAGTCCGGCAGAAAAAAACGAACAAGTTCCAGCAAAGCAAAGTCGAAGCGCCAAGGTTCCGGCACACCCGATTCAAAGAAGAAACTGCGGGCAGCGTCGGCACACGCGGACAAATCTTCTTCGTTCCGCAAGCCGTCAAAGACCCGCACCGATATGGGCACATGA
- a CDS encoding UbiX family flavin prenyltransferase produces MTGTSRTFVLGISGASGASYAMRLLDLLLADGYKVHLVATDFGRRLLADELNISRADFDGFLPHLPLVQTSSLLDQIRTNLICHPHKDVGAVIASGSFLHDGMVVLPLSSQSLGAIASGAGSNLLVRAAHVTLKERRPLILCHREMPLNLIDIENMRTLALAGAIMCSPNPGFYLKPQRIEDIIDFVVGKVLDLLKVPHTLAIRWQG; encoded by the coding sequence ATGACTGGTACCTCACGTACATTTGTTCTAGGTATCTCGGGCGCATCTGGCGCTTCGTATGCCATGCGCTTACTTGATCTTTTGCTTGCGGATGGATACAAAGTCCATCTCGTCGCGACAGATTTCGGCAGGCGATTGCTCGCGGATGAACTCAATATATCACGTGCTGACTTTGACGGGTTTCTACCTCATCTGCCTCTGGTGCAGACATCAAGCTTGCTCGATCAGATCCGGACGAACCTGATATGCCATCCCCACAAGGATGTTGGTGCAGTGATTGCGTCAGGAAGCTTCCTCCATGACGGCATGGTTGTGCTTCCGTTGTCAAGCCAGTCTCTGGGTGCAATCGCATCGGGTGCTGGTTCGAATCTGCTCGTTCGCGCTGCACATGTGACCCTCAAGGAACGGCGGCCTCTGATACTCTGCCATCGCGAGATGCCATTGAATCTCATCGACATTGAAAACATGCGCACACTGGCACTGGCTGGCGCGATCATGTGCTCACCAAACCCGGGGTTCTATCTCAAGCCGCAGCGCATTGAGGACATCATCGACTTTGTCGTTGGCAAGGTGCTTGATCTGTTGAAGGTGCCGCACACACTTGCCATACGGTGGCAGGGCTAA
- a CDS encoding DUF3488 domain-containing protein — MIRASRIMTLVTACFAMLTFAAAELEPAIALIGIPAGIIAWALRQRSNRSVVPRMFINLIIFALVGYAVRDAWLNAITVSQVGLLIISLLIVKLFDRASSRDESQVLMLSVFLVIGSMLQSVGLVVGLMSLLFIPTGVVAIMLHQMAAGSEAAAVSMKTPSHARRAFTTPDPALGTRSWRHFARLCTGAVTVIVCIGVAVFVLFPRGIGANMFGTIGNAAQQSTGFSDDVDLIGLSGISQSDQVVMSVQMLDERGTNIGREGQAHYLRGAILTQYANGKWTGEPSGTGEIVLRTNKPETTTAPLSIGLGSRIRQTVQLFGPASHNTYIFALYRPSLLTLKEPREVRYSETSGRLIAFNLGHSASYTVESFVPSVTHDSELFDFARRPELGFERSLAHVRAMEVLDRAALDADLAWRSPAQRVAAATAVRNYLRTSFNYSLIPPTIYDGTDPIDWFLENGTEAHCEFFASCMTAMCRSLGIPARMVTGYVAAEWNGASKSYTVRASNAHAWVEVLGAEGEWVTMDPTPPADFVRLHQPPPSMFRNLRQLLDSINRFWVMSVMSFGERGTATENQGQWFQRIAEEVEAQEYQSGRSLLNVMLRWLTPFILGVALLVLALQIYRGRSWRSVFGLFGQADPYAGLLPAYPKLLRVLAKRRVPKPMWRSPMDHANAIRHLDPAAASALDVISQMYYGIRFGNRTIDVEDVRRAGEIVKQLAASPAIHQ, encoded by the coding sequence ATGATTCGCGCATCCCGCATCATGACGCTTGTGACCGCGTGCTTTGCGATGCTGACCTTTGCTGCAGCCGAGCTTGAGCCAGCAATCGCTCTCATTGGCATACCCGCAGGCATCATCGCGTGGGCACTCCGCCAGCGGAGTAACCGATCGGTGGTGCCGAGGATGTTCATCAACCTGATCATCTTCGCGCTGGTCGGGTACGCCGTTCGCGATGCGTGGCTGAACGCGATTACAGTATCACAGGTCGGGCTCCTCATTATCTCGCTGCTGATTGTGAAGCTGTTTGATCGTGCATCATCGCGAGACGAATCGCAGGTGCTGATGCTGTCTGTGTTTCTGGTGATTGGCTCGATGCTGCAATCCGTCGGATTGGTCGTCGGGCTGATGTCTCTGCTTTTCATTCCGACCGGCGTTGTCGCGATCATGCTGCATCAAATGGCTGCAGGCAGCGAAGCCGCGGCAGTTTCGATGAAAACACCATCGCACGCACGGCGAGCGTTCACCACGCCTGATCCCGCTCTCGGCACGCGGTCATGGAGACACTTCGCAAGACTCTGCACAGGTGCTGTCACGGTAATTGTGTGTATCGGTGTTGCTGTCTTTGTGCTGTTCCCACGAGGCATCGGCGCCAACATGTTCGGCACGATCGGAAATGCTGCGCAACAATCGACCGGGTTCTCAGATGACGTTGATCTGATCGGGCTGAGTGGGATTTCACAATCAGATCAGGTTGTCATGAGTGTGCAAATGCTCGACGAACGCGGAACCAATATTGGGAGAGAGGGTCAGGCGCATTATCTGCGTGGAGCAATCCTGACACAGTACGCCAATGGCAAGTGGACTGGAGAGCCATCAGGGACCGGAGAGATCGTCCTTCGAACCAACAAACCCGAAACAACAACAGCACCGCTAAGCATCGGCTTGGGATCTCGCATTCGCCAGACTGTTCAGTTGTTTGGGCCTGCTTCCCACAACACATACATCTTTGCATTATACAGACCCTCTCTTCTTACGCTCAAGGAGCCACGAGAAGTTCGATACTCCGAAACATCCGGCAGGTTGATCGCATTTAATCTTGGACACTCTGCTTCATACACCGTGGAGAGCTTTGTACCATCGGTTACGCACGACTCGGAACTCTTTGACTTTGCAAGACGACCTGAATTGGGCTTTGAGCGCTCCCTTGCACACGTTCGCGCAATGGAAGTGCTTGATCGCGCAGCGCTCGATGCCGATCTGGCATGGAGATCGCCCGCGCAGCGGGTCGCAGCCGCAACCGCAGTTCGCAACTATTTGCGCACTTCGTTCAACTATTCGCTCATTCCACCCACGATTTACGATGGCACTGACCCGATCGACTGGTTTCTGGAGAATGGTACAGAAGCGCACTGCGAGTTCTTCGCATCGTGCATGACCGCAATGTGTCGGAGTCTTGGCATTCCAGCACGCATGGTGACCGGTTATGTTGCCGCTGAGTGGAATGGCGCGTCAAAGTCATACACTGTTCGCGCGTCCAATGCGCACGCGTGGGTTGAGGTGCTTGGGGCGGAAGGTGAGTGGGTCACAATGGATCCAACTCCCCCAGCGGACTTTGTTCGGCTTCATCAACCTCCGCCCAGCATGTTCCGCAACCTGCGTCAGTTGCTCGATTCGATTAATCGATTCTGGGTGATGTCGGTCATGTCATTTGGCGAGCGAGGAACTGCAACTGAAAACCAGGGCCAGTGGTTCCAGCGGATCGCTGAGGAGGTCGAAGCACAGGAATATCAAAGCGGGAGATCCCTGCTCAACGTGATGCTCAGGTGGTTGACGCCGTTCATTCTCGGCGTTGCACTGCTTGTTCTGGCATTGCAGATATATCGCGGCAGATCGTGGCGATCAGTCTTTGGCTTGTTCGGCCAAGCAGATCCCTACGCTGGGCTGCTGCCAGCATATCCGAAGCTGCTGCGTGTGCTGGCAAAGCGTCGGGTTCCCAAGCCCATGTGGCGATCTCCGATGGATCACGCGAACGCGATCAGGCATCTTGATCCTGCAGCCGCATCAGCGCTCGACGTCATATCGCAGATGTACTATGGCATCCGCTTCGGAAACCGCACAATCGATGTGGAAGACGTGCGACGAGCTGGAGAAATTGTCAAGCAGCTCGCAGCATCTCCCGCAATCCATCAATGA